Proteins found in one Elephas maximus indicus isolate mEleMax1 chromosome 11, mEleMax1 primary haplotype, whole genome shotgun sequence genomic segment:
- the SKA1 gene encoding spindle and kinetochore-associated protein 1, giving the protein MASSDLEQLCSYINEKIGNIKNTLSLRSCGQEPALKTMLNKIGDEIIVVNELLNKLELEIEYQEQTSNSLKELCESLEEDYKDVQHLKENIPPHLPQVTVTKSIAKGADLTSEEPAKIVESAPGNKPPKGQRNIKEMLFITSDEFNGIPAYMKSRLTYCQINDVIKEINKAVASKYKILHQPKKSMSSVARNLYHRFIDEETKDTKGHCFIVEADIKEFTALKVDKRFHVILNILRHCRRLSEVRGGGLTRYVIT; this is encoded by the exons ATGGCCTCCTCGGATCTGGAACAGTTATGCTCTTACATTAACGAGAAGATTGGCAATATTAAAAACACTCTGTCATTAAGAAGCTGTG GCCAAGAACCTGCCTTGAAGACTATGTTAAATAAAATAGGAGATGAGATCATTGTAGTAAATGAACTTTTAAATAAATTGGAATTGGAAATTGAGTATCAAGAACAAACCAGCAATTCACTCAAG gaactctGTGAATCTCTTGAAGAAGATTATAAAGATGTGCAACATCTCAAAGAAAACATTCCTCCCCATTTGCCTCAAGTAACAGTAACCAAGAGCAT TGCTAAGGGAGCAGATCTTACCTCTGAAGAACCAGCCAAAATTGTGGAATCTGCACCCGGAAATAAGCCCCCAAAAGGACAAAGAAATATTAAGGAAATGCTATTTATAACTTCTGATGAGTTCAATGGTATTCCTGC gtaCATGAAATCCCGCTTAACTTATTGTCAAATTAACGATGTTATTAAAGAAATCAACAAGGCAGTAGCTAGTAAATATAAGATCTTACATCAACCAAAAAAGTCTATGAGTTCTGTGGCCAGAAACCTCTATCACAGATTTATTGATGAAGAAACGAAGGATACCAAAG GTCATTGTTTTATAGTGGAAGCGGACATAAAAGAGTTCACTGCTTTGAAAGTTGACAAGAGGTTTCACGTGATACTGAATATTTTACGACACTGCAGGAGGCTCTCGGAGGTCCGAGGGGGAGGACTGACCCGTTATGTTATAACCTGA